In Halopelagius longus, the following proteins share a genomic window:
- the ptsH1 gene encoding phosphocarrier protein HPr: protein MERTVTIVPEAGLHARPASKFVETANEFDADVTVGPPDGDRVDARSMLAVTGLGAGHGDEVILTAEGEDAEAALDALEEVLTTPEDGE, encoded by the coding sequence ATGGAACGAACGGTCACCATCGTCCCGGAGGCGGGCCTGCACGCGCGCCCGGCCTCGAAGTTCGTGGAGACGGCAAACGAGTTCGACGCGGACGTGACGGTCGGTCCCCCGGACGGCGACAGAGTGGACGCCCGGAGCATGCTCGCCGTCACCGGACTCGGCGCGGGGCACGGCGACGAGGTGATCCTCACCGCCGAGGGGGAGGACGCCGAGGCGGCGCTCGACGCCCTCGAAGAAGTGCTCACGACGCCCGAAGACGGCGAGTAA
- the glpK gene encoding glycerol kinase GlpK, with protein MAQDTYIGAVDQGTTGTRFMVFDHSGKVVANAYQKHEQKYPEPGWVEHDPEEIWENTQEVIQQALGNADLSAEQLDAIGITNQRETTLIWDRESGRPIQNAIVWQDRRTTDRVEQLQDEGKEGWIREKTGLEPDAYFSATKAEWMLDNADQIKLQRMRPDDVRDRAEQGELMFGTIDSWLIYKLTGNHITDVTNASRTMLFNIHEMDWDEELLEEFGIPEAILPEVRPSSDEEYYGTTDGDGFLGEEVPVAGALGDQQAALFGQTCFDRGDAKNTYGTGSFMLMNTGNEAVESEHGLLTTVGFQRSGEPVQYALEGAIFITGAAIEWLEDMTLIDDAAETENLARSVDSTDGVYFVPAFTGLGAPHWDQRARGTIVGMTRGTRREHVVRAALESIAFQTRDVAEAMESDSGIELTDLRVDGGAVKNNFLCQLQANIVGTDIVRPVVDETTALGSAYAAGLAVDYWETVDELRDNWQVDREFGPEDPQNVEQRYGRWKDAVERSLDWARDGGE; from the coding sequence CATGGTGTTCGACCACAGCGGAAAGGTGGTCGCGAACGCCTACCAGAAACACGAACAGAAATACCCGGAACCGGGATGGGTCGAACACGACCCCGAGGAGATCTGGGAGAACACCCAAGAGGTAATCCAGCAAGCGTTGGGGAACGCCGATCTGAGCGCCGAGCAGTTGGACGCCATCGGCATCACGAACCAACGCGAGACGACGCTCATCTGGGACCGAGAGAGCGGGCGACCCATCCAGAACGCCATCGTCTGGCAGGACCGACGCACCACGGACCGCGTCGAACAACTCCAAGACGAGGGCAAAGAGGGGTGGATTCGGGAGAAGACCGGTCTCGAACCGGACGCGTACTTCTCGGCGACGAAAGCCGAGTGGATGCTCGACAACGCAGACCAGATAAAGCTCCAGCGGATGCGACCGGACGACGTCCGCGACAGGGCCGAACAGGGCGAGTTGATGTTCGGCACCATCGACTCGTGGCTCATCTACAAGCTGACGGGGAACCACATCACGGACGTGACGAACGCCTCGCGGACGATGCTTTTCAACATCCACGAGATGGACTGGGACGAAGAACTCTTAGAGGAGTTCGGCATCCCCGAGGCGATACTCCCCGAAGTACGTCCCTCCTCCGACGAGGAGTACTACGGGACGACGGACGGCGACGGCTTCCTCGGCGAGGAGGTTCCGGTCGCCGGCGCACTCGGCGACCAGCAGGCGGCGCTGTTCGGCCAGACCTGCTTCGACAGAGGCGACGCGAAGAACACCTACGGGACGGGGTCGTTCATGCTGATGAACACCGGCAACGAAGCCGTCGAGAGCGAACACGGCCTGCTCACCACGGTGGGCTTCCAGCGCTCCGGCGAACCCGTCCAGTACGCCCTCGAAGGGGCGATTTTCATCACGGGCGCGGCGATCGAGTGGCTCGAAGACATGACGCTCATCGACGACGCCGCCGAGACGGAGAACCTCGCGCGCTCCGTGGACTCGACGGACGGCGTCTACTTCGTGCCCGCGTTCACCGGCCTCGGCGCGCCCCACTGGGACCAACGCGCTCGCGGCACCATCGTCGGCATGACGCGCGGCACCCGCCGCGAACACGTCGTTCGCGCGGCGTTGGAGTCCATCGCGTTCCAGACGCGCGACGTTGCGGAGGCGATGGAGTCGGACTCGGGCATCGAACTCACCGACCTCCGCGTGGACGGCGGCGCGGTGAAGAACAACTTCCTCTGTCAACTGCAGGCCAACATCGTCGGCACCGACATCGTCCGCCCCGTGGTGGACGAGACGACGGCGCTGGGGTCGGCGTACGCCGCCGGACTGGCCGTCGACTACTGGGAGACGGTGGACGAACTCCGCGATAACTGGCAGGTAGACCGGGAGTTCGGTCCGGAGGACCCCCAGAACGTCGAACAGCGCTACGGTCGCTGGAAGGACGCCGTCGAGCGATCGCTCGACTGGGCGCGCGACGGAGGTGAGTGA